A stretch of the Ictidomys tridecemlineatus isolate mIctTri1 chromosome 5, mIctTri1.hap1, whole genome shotgun sequence genome encodes the following:
- the B2m gene encoding beta-2-microglobulin has translation MSRSVVVAVAVALPMLLFLTGLDADPRSPRIQVYTRHPAENGKPNFLNCYVSGFHPPQIQIDLLKNGEKIEKVEQSDLSFSKDWSFYLLVHTEFTPNDKDEYACRVKHETLKVPKIVKWDRDN, from the exons ATGTCTCGCTCCGTGGTGGTGGCGGTGGCGGTGGCCTTGCCCATGCTACTCTTTCTGACCGGCCTGGACGCTGACCCGC GTTCTCCGAGAATTCAAGTTTATACCCGGCACCCGGCTGAGAACGGGAAACCGAACTTCCTCAACTGCTATGTATCTGGATTTCATCCACCCCAGATTCAAATAGATCTGTTGAAAAATggagagaagatagaaaaagTTGAGCAGTCGGACCTCTCTTTCAGCAAGGACTGGTCCTTCTATCTTCTGGTGCACACTGAATTCACCCCCAATGATAAAGATGAATACGCATGCAGAGTTAAACATGAAACTCTGAAGGTGCCCAAGATAGTGAAGTGGG accGAGACAACTAA